A single Vigna radiata var. radiata cultivar VC1973A chromosome 8, Vradiata_ver6, whole genome shotgun sequence DNA region contains:
- the LOC106771655 gene encoding probable acetyltransferase NATA1-like — protein MAPAAPPSPTPETTPSGHQLFTRIRLATPSDIPHIHKLIHQMAVFERLTHLFSATESSLSATLFSPTVQPFHSFTILLLEASTTLFPVSTFDSNPLFKPLTEVVNLRLPFEDPERDTFKSTDDVTVVGFVMFFPNYSTFLGKPGFYVENLYVRECYRRMGFGKMLFCAVTKEAVKMKYGRVDWVVLDWNVNALRFYQEMGAEIVEEYKFFRLTGKPLQASGHTH, from the coding sequence ATGGCCCCGGCAGCGCCGCCGAGCCCGACACCGGAAACCACCCCGTCGGGCCACCAACTCTTCACACGGATCCGCCTGGCCACCCCCTCCGATATTCCCCACATCCACAAACTCATCCACCAAATGGCCGTCTTCGAACGCCTGACCCACCTCTTCTCCGCCACTGAATCCTCCCTGTCCGCCACCCTCTTCTCCCCCACAGTCCAACCCTTCCACTCCTTCACCATCTTGCTTCTAGAAGCTTCCACCACCCTCTTCCCTGTTTCAACCTTTGACTCCAACCCTTTGTTCAAACCCCTGACTGAAGTCGTGAATCTGAGGCTCCCCTTTGAGGACCCCGAGCGCGACACGTTCAAGAGCACGGATGACGTTACTGTTGTAGGGTTTGTGATGTTTTTTCCAAATTATTCAACTTTTCTGGGAAAACCAGGGTTTTACGTGGAGAACTTGTACGTGAGGGAGTGTTACAGGAGAATGGGGTTTGGGAAAATGTTGTTTTGTGCAGTGACAAAGGAAGCAGTAAAAATGAAGTATGGAAGGGTTGACTGGGTTGTGCTTGATTGGAATGTTAATGCCCTTAGGTTTTACCAAGAGATGGGTGCTGAGATTGTGGAGGAATACAAGTTTTTCAGATTGACTGGGAAGCCTCTTCAAGCTTCTGGACACACTCACTGA